One Eubacteriales bacterium mix99 genomic window carries:
- a CDS encoding glycine C-acetyltransferase: MSKKLYERIRTQLKEMKNDGTYKEYRYLESPMSAHTRIEDKGDVLVLCSNNYLGLSDKEELIQSGIQALQKYGAGGASVRFICGTYDIHRDLENKVAGFLGTEAALTYSSCWSANTAVIPALLQPGDTVISDALNHASIVDGCRLIAKGVNKAIYRHSDMSDLEEKLKEAKDSSVRLVLTDGVFSMEGDIARLPEIVELVRKYDAVLMVDDSHATGVIGETGKGTAEYYHMQGQVDIITGTFGKALGGAGGGFVAGRKSLIDLCVQASRPHLFSNSLPPVLTAIAGTALEYLEVHPEIVRSLREKTRYFRKQLKDRGLDILEGDSAIIPIMIYDAPKAVRLANQLFGHGIYVTGFCYPVVPEGQARIRLQVSDALSYEDIDRAADEIQELVK; the protein is encoded by the coding sequence ATGAGCAAAAAACTGTACGAGAGGATCCGGACCCAGCTGAAGGAAATGAAAAATGACGGGACGTACAAGGAATACCGGTATTTGGAGTCCCCGATGAGTGCCCATACCCGAATTGAAGATAAGGGAGATGTTCTGGTACTATGTTCCAATAACTATTTGGGGTTATCCGACAAGGAAGAGCTGATCCAAAGCGGCATCCAGGCGCTTCAGAAATACGGCGCAGGCGGGGCCAGTGTAAGGTTTATCTGCGGTACCTATGATATTCACAGGGATCTGGAAAACAAAGTTGCCGGATTCCTGGGGACGGAAGCGGCGCTTACCTATTCTTCCTGCTGGAGTGCCAATACTGCGGTGATACCTGCTCTCCTGCAGCCTGGTGATACAGTGATTTCCGATGCCCTGAACCATGCCAGCATTGTGGACGGATGCAGACTGATTGCCAAAGGGGTAAACAAGGCGATTTACAGACATTCCGACATGTCGGATCTGGAGGAGAAGCTGAAGGAAGCGAAGGACAGCTCGGTCCGACTGGTCCTTACCGACGGCGTGTTTTCCATGGAGGGGGACATTGCCAGGCTTCCGGAAATCGTGGAATTGGTACGCAAATACGATGCCGTCCTGATGGTGGATGATTCCCATGCCACGGGGGTAATCGGTGAAACGGGGAAGGGAACGGCGGAATACTATCATATGCAGGGTCAGGTGGACATTATTACCGGCACATTCGGCAAGGCACTGGGAGGTGCCGGGGGCGGCTTTGTGGCAGGAAGAAAATCTCTCATCGATTTGTGTGTTCAGGCTTCGCGCCCACATTTGTTCTCCAATTCCCTTCCGCCGGTGTTGACCGCCATCGCCGGAACAGCCCTGGAGTATCTGGAGGTTCATCCGGAGATCGTACGTTCCCTGAGGGAGAAAACCCGTTATTTTCGAAAGCAGCTGAAGGACAGGGGACTTGATATTCTGGAGGGCGACAGTGCCATTATTCCCATTATGATCTATGATGCGCCGAAGGCTGTCCGGCTTGCCAATCAGCTGTTCGGGCATGGCATCTATGTAACGGGCTTCTGCTATCCGGTCGTGCCGGAAGGTCAGGCAAGAATCCGCCTGCAGGTATCGGATGCACTGAGCTATGAGGATATTGACCGGGCAGCGGATGAGATACAGGAGCTGGTGAAGTAA
- a CDS encoding extracellular solute-binding protein, giving the protein MGWSFFGVPAESRKAIAAGENAGTDGNVPEKNIKGEANAPASAENSYAAVSGKYDDPSNYQLSGKDRIVLKAANAFSDSGKPVFKKEEAGRDSVSVCTDEKTEAVSWDFEVNREGLYEIGFEYLTDAEEGSQVQREIWIDHELPFTESGNIAFPRRWYEASKVTKDINGDEVNPLLKQQNEWFTVKATDVDGYTSEPFRYYLENGKHTLTLVSVSGKLSIGEISLIPAEDYPKYREVLKEYKEKDFPEYKGESVVLQGEDADYRSEQILRREYNSDPATQPYQKGQVVLNTIGGYNWRNANQKIEWDFYAPESALYKLNLKVFQNHGEGLNVYRQIAIDGVVPFEEVKEYPLSYSDKWQSVTVSDGKGKPYLFYLSEGKHRISLENKLGKSGYVAREIYSINEDMSALLRNITKVTGSDPDPNFQYELDEKVPKLMDTMADIRDRYRHLVDYLIKISGKTPTLANSLNTAADQLDYLIRKPEKIPKKLRELTTTQSSLSTYAFEIQEQPATIDFLQFATPEKEIKLRKSTLWERAAGTMVNFASSFYKDYDSVLYSRNEAAAAVNQVEVQEQKPVVLDVWVARTKEMGEIIQRLANEDFSTKTGIAVKVNILPAGSVGAVGSVSPLMLSIISGNAPDVALGSDQSTPVELAIRGATRDLSKFSDFDEIRKRFLPEALTPLEYRGGVYALPETMDFSMMFYRKDILEEIGMDVPQTWDDLYYTALPILKQNALDFYMPSDYSPFLYQNGGEYYNADRSALALDSDAAYKAFLQWTENYTIYDIPKTVDVYNHFRIGDVPLVIGGYGDFIKLTYAAPDIYGKWGVTNIPGILQEDGTMDRSNSGAISTICMFSDSDKKEEAWEFAKWWSSAEIQERFSMEVEAVIGLEARWNSANTEAFLSLPWPKEDLPVFREAWDSYKGVPNALGGYYTSRHISNAWTRVVMDGMNPRESLEKAIKAVNIEMKRKQVEYGLEDGQDPEE; this is encoded by the coding sequence ATGGGATGGAGTTTTTTCGGTGTTCCTGCAGAAAGCCGGAAAGCGATCGCTGCCGGAGAAAATGCCGGAACGGATGGGAATGTACCCGAAAAGAATATCAAAGGGGAAGCAAATGCGCCGGCGTCAGCGGAGAACAGCTATGCTGCCGTTTCCGGGAAATATGACGATCCCTCAAATTATCAGCTTTCCGGGAAAGACAGGATCGTTCTGAAGGCTGCCAATGCATTTTCCGATTCCGGAAAACCTGTCTTTAAAAAGGAGGAAGCCGGGAGAGATTCGGTTTCCGTCTGTACGGATGAGAAGACAGAGGCTGTGTCCTGGGATTTTGAAGTGAATCGGGAAGGCCTGTACGAAATCGGGTTCGAGTATTTAACCGACGCGGAGGAAGGCTCGCAGGTACAGCGCGAGATATGGATTGATCATGAACTTCCCTTTACCGAAAGCGGGAATATCGCCTTTCCGCGAAGATGGTATGAAGCTTCCAAGGTAACAAAGGATATCAACGGGGATGAGGTCAACCCTCTTCTGAAGCAGCAGAATGAGTGGTTTACCGTAAAAGCAACCGATGTGGACGGGTACACCAGTGAGCCATTCCGGTATTATCTAGAAAATGGGAAGCATACCCTGACCCTTGTAAGCGTAAGCGGAAAGCTTTCCATCGGGGAGATTTCGCTGATTCCTGCGGAAGATTACCCAAAATACCGGGAAGTCCTCAAGGAATACAAGGAAAAAGACTTTCCGGAATACAAGGGGGAAAGTGTTGTGTTGCAGGGGGAAGATGCCGACTATCGGTCGGAACAGATTCTGCGCAGGGAATACAATTCGGATCCTGCCACGCAGCCCTATCAAAAAGGTCAGGTAGTATTGAATACAATCGGCGGATACAACTGGAGGAATGCCAATCAGAAAATTGAATGGGATTTTTATGCCCCGGAATCCGCGCTTTATAAACTGAACCTAAAGGTCTTTCAGAATCACGGGGAAGGGTTGAATGTCTACCGGCAGATTGCCATTGACGGTGTCGTTCCCTTTGAGGAGGTAAAGGAATATCCCCTTTCCTACAGTGATAAATGGCAGAGCGTAACCGTCTCGGATGGCAAGGGGAAGCCTTATCTGTTTTATCTGTCGGAGGGAAAGCACCGGATTTCCCTGGAAAACAAGCTGGGAAAATCCGGCTATGTAGCCCGGGAAATCTATTCGATCAATGAAGACATGTCCGCCCTTCTGCGAAATATTACAAAAGTGACAGGCAGCGATCCGGATCCCAATTTTCAGTATGAACTGGATGAGAAGGTTCCGAAGCTCATGGATACCATGGCGGATATCCGGGATCGATACCGGCATCTGGTGGATTATCTGATTAAAATATCGGGAAAGACTCCTACTCTGGCAAACAGCCTGAATACAGCAGCAGACCAGCTGGATTATTTGATCCGGAAGCCGGAGAAGATCCCCAAAAAGCTGAGGGAGCTGACGACCACCCAGTCCAGTCTGTCCACTTATGCCTTTGAAATACAGGAGCAGCCCGCGACAATTGACTTTCTGCAGTTTGCCACACCGGAAAAGGAAATCAAGCTGCGGAAAAGCACCCTGTGGGAAAGGGCTGCAGGCACCATGGTAAACTTTGCTTCCTCCTTTTATAAGGATTATGACAGCGTGCTCTATTCCCGGAATGAAGCGGCAGCCGCTGTGAATCAGGTGGAAGTGCAGGAGCAGAAGCCCGTTGTTCTGGATGTATGGGTTGCCAGGACAAAAGAGATGGGCGAGATTATTCAGAGGCTTGCCAATGAAGACTTTTCCACAAAAACCGGAATCGCAGTAAAGGTGAATATTCTGCCTGCCGGTTCCGTTGGCGCAGTGGGAAGCGTCAGTCCGTTGATGCTTTCCATTATTTCCGGAAATGCGCCGGATGTCGCGCTGGGAAGTGATCAATCCACTCCGGTGGAGCTTGCCATCCGGGGCGCTACCCGGGACTTGTCCAAATTCAGCGATTTTGATGAGATCCGGAAAAGGTTTTTACCGGAAGCTCTGACTCCGCTGGAATACCGCGGTGGAGTTTACGCGCTTCCGGAAACAATGGATTTTTCCATGATGTTTTATCGAAAGGACATTCTGGAGGAGATTGGCATGGATGTCCCGCAAACATGGGATGATCTGTATTATACCGCCCTGCCGATCCTGAAACAGAATGCGCTGGATTTCTATATGCCTTCGGATTATTCGCCGTTCCTGTATCAAAACGGCGGAGAATACTATAATGCGGATCGGTCTGCACTGGCTTTGGATTCCGATGCTGCGTACAAGGCTTTTCTGCAGTGGACGGAGAATTACACGATTTATGATATTCCGAAAACAGTGGATGTTTACAATCATTTCCGGATTGGGGATGTTCCGCTGGTGATAGGAGGATATGGAGATTTCATCAAGCTCACCTATGCTGCACCGGATATCTATGGAAAATGGGGAGTGACCAATATACCCGGGATATTGCAGGAGGATGGGACCATGGACCGAAGCAACAGCGGCGCCATCAGTACCATATGCATGTTTTCGGATTCCGATAAAAAGGAGGAAGCCTGGGAGTTTGCGAAATGGTGGTCCAGCGCGGAGATACAGGAACGGTTTTCCATGGAGGTGGAAGCAGTCATCGGTCTGGAAGCCAGGTGGAATTCGGCCAATACGGAAGCCTTTTTGTCCCTTCCCTGGCCAAAGGAAGATCTTCCGGTTTTCCGGGAAGCCTGGGATTCGTATAAGGGAGTTCCCAATGCATTGGGAGGATATTATACTTCCCGTCATATCAGTAATGCCTGGACCCGGGTCGTCATGGACGGCATGAATCCGAGAGAATCGCTGGAGAAAGCCATCAAGGCCGTAAACATTGAGATGAAACGGAAACAGGTGGAGTATGGTCTGGAAGACGGTCAGGATCCGGAAGAATAA
- a CDS encoding sugar ABC transporter permease → MTNIMNTSGATGRAGTVPGRVPKKKHGFFNPFRKDTAEGYLMATPFVILFTVFVVIPVIWSLVLSLTSYNIIQPMKFIGLENYKELFTNDDLFIKAVKNTFSYAVVAGPLGFIASFLFAWIINQLKFRNTFALAFYAPSLTSGLAMSVVWLYLFSSDRYGLVNDILIRLGFLSEPVQWTKDPQYIMKLIIFISLWTSMGTGFLTNLAGLNNIPKDMYEAGKIDGIRNKFQELWYITLPSVKPQLLFNSIMAMVGALGVFDITVGIAGFPSPDYAAHTMVGHMYDYAFLRFELGYASAISFLLFLLNFGLGRILMKIFSSKDE, encoded by the coding sequence TTGACGAATATAATGAATACATCGGGTGCAACGGGCAGGGCAGGCACGGTTCCGGGCAGGGTTCCGAAAAAGAAACACGGCTTTTTCAATCCATTCCGGAAGGATACGGCGGAAGGATATCTCATGGCCACTCCGTTTGTCATTCTGTTTACTGTTTTTGTTGTCATACCTGTTATATGGAGTCTGGTCTTAAGCTTAACGAGTTACAACATCATCCAGCCCATGAAATTCATCGGGCTTGAGAACTATAAGGAACTGTTTACCAATGACGACTTGTTTATCAAGGCGGTGAAAAATACCTTCAGCTATGCTGTGGTTGCCGGTCCCCTGGGATTTATAGCCTCTTTTCTGTTTGCCTGGATCATCAACCAGCTGAAATTCCGCAATACCTTTGCCCTGGCCTTTTATGCGCCGTCCCTGACCAGTGGTCTGGCCATGTCGGTGGTTTGGCTGTATCTGTTTTCCAGCGACCGGTATGGACTGGTCAATGATATCCTGATCCGGCTGGGATTCCTGAGTGAGCCAGTCCAATGGACAAAGGATCCCCAATATATAATGAAGCTGATTATTTTCATATCACTGTGGACCAGCATGGGTACCGGCTTTTTGACCAATCTTGCGGGGCTCAATAATATTCCGAAGGACATGTACGAAGCCGGGAAGATTGACGGGATCCGAAATAAATTCCAGGAGCTGTGGTATATTACCCTGCCTTCCGTCAAGCCTCAGCTTCTGTTTAATTCCATTATGGCCATGGTGGGAGCTTTGGGGGTCTTTGATATTACAGTGGGAATTGCAGGATTTCCAAGTCCGGACTATGCGGCTCATACCATGGTGGGCCATATGTATGACTATGCATTTCTCCGGTTTGAACTGGGCTATGCGTCTGCCATATCTTTTCTGCTGTTTCTGCTGAATTTTGGATTGGGACGGATTCTGATGAAGATTTTTTCATCCAAGGATGAATAG
- a CDS encoding extracellular solute-binding protein has product MDEYLNGDPDYNLKDLPDWYPDYTTYEDKIYGVYTDVSTEALVWNKDLFKKAGLDPDTPPQTRSEFLDYAKKLTAFDSNGMVKQLGYKCGGGFEGWILSTGKQYQEEDGKVDINTPEVADTFEFLKKTIDIYGSDDKIPDTINWDKGNIAMVNTDIGYSNNMKNKNFAVGVAPLPRPDELKDHEPYVTGFINQWYGIPTGAKNPDGAWLLLKYCVTGGVSNVMDGEAIDNPETWVPVFMTDPAAKNALFDKYLDNTRPDIKQSVLDREEIYKKINIKRSTNSIINAKWNGVMVDGMFKMLNGEVTVTDELAALQKQADQIYEDYQSGKINLKDEAKKEEERIAKEKAEAEKKEKDKEGEKPEEEEKK; this is encoded by the coding sequence ATGGATGAATATCTGAACGGCGATCCGGATTATAACCTGAAAGATCTGCCCGACTGGTATCCGGACTATACTACATATGAAGATAAAATCTACGGCGTGTATACGGACGTTTCCACCGAGGCTTTGGTATGGAACAAGGATTTGTTTAAGAAAGCCGGTCTGGATCCGGATACTCCACCCCAAACGCGCAGCGAATTTCTGGATTATGCAAAGAAGCTGACGGCATTTGATTCCAACGGAATGGTCAAACAGCTGGGCTATAAATGCGGGGGCGGATTTGAAGGATGGATTCTGTCCACCGGGAAACAGTATCAGGAAGAAGACGGTAAAGTCGACATCAATACACCGGAAGTGGCGGACACCTTCGAGTTTTTAAAGAAAACCATCGATATCTACGGCAGCGATGACAAGATCCCGGATACGATAAACTGGGATAAGGGGAATATTGCCATGGTCAATACGGATATTGGCTATTCAAACAATATGAAAAACAAGAACTTTGCCGTTGGGGTTGCGCCATTGCCCCGTCCGGACGAGCTGAAAGATCATGAGCCATATGTAACTGGCTTTATCAATCAATGGTATGGCATCCCGACCGGAGCGAAAAACCCGGATGGTGCCTGGCTGCTTCTGAAATATTGTGTCACCGGAGGCGTCAGCAATGTAATGGACGGCGAAGCCATAGATAATCCGGAGACCTGGGTGCCTGTCTTTATGACAGATCCGGCAGCGAAGAATGCCCTTTTTGACAAATATCTGGACAACACCAGGCCGGACATCAAGCAGAGCGTTTTGGACCGGGAAGAGATTTATAAAAAAATCAACATAAAAAGATCCACAAATTCCATCATTAATGCAAAATGGAACGGTGTTATGGTAGACGGTATGTTTAAAATGCTGAACGGGGAAGTTACCGTCACGGATGAGCTCGCTGCCCTTCAGAAACAGGCGGATCAGATCTATGAGGATTACCAGTCCGGGAAGATCAATTTGAAGGACGAGGCAAAGAAGGAAGAAGAGCGGATAGCCAAGGAAAAGGCGGAAGCTGAGAAAAAGGAGAAAGACAAAGAGGGAGAAAAACCCGAAGAGGAAGAGAAAAAATAA
- a CDS encoding carbohydrate ABC transporter permease — translation MHIRNRKRKYFRRITPGLVLLYIVMILLAAFMALPLIYLVVTAFKPLDELLLFPPRFFVKKPTLQNFSSLLGTLDSKVVPFTRYLFNSVVTTVCSVVGTVLVCSMGAYSAEKLHLRGMKTFSRIVVYALMYSAPASQIPIYLIVSKAGLLDNYLSLIIPKFAIPMYFFLYQQFVSQIPDELLDSAKLDGCGTFATFRKIVLPLTKSASSTIVVFSFIANWNDSFGPMIYITSQAKKTLPIVLQSIADGGIARMGAAAAATFLTTAPVILIYVFMQSRVLQTMEYSGIKG, via the coding sequence GTGCATATACGGAACCGTAAACGGAAATATTTCAGGAGGATCACTCCGGGGCTGGTGCTTCTGTATATCGTAATGATTTTGTTGGCAGCCTTTATGGCGCTTCCTTTGATTTATCTGGTTGTCACTGCATTTAAACCATTGGATGAGCTGCTGCTGTTTCCACCCCGGTTTTTTGTCAAAAAGCCCACCCTGCAGAACTTCAGCAGCTTGCTGGGGACTCTGGACAGCAAGGTGGTGCCCTTTACCCGATATCTGTTCAACAGTGTAGTTACAACGGTATGCAGCGTCGTGGGCACGGTATTGGTTTGCTCCATGGGGGCTTATTCCGCTGAAAAGCTTCATCTGAGGGGCATGAAGACATTTTCCAGAATTGTGGTTTATGCTCTGATGTATTCCGCTCCGGCGTCTCAGATTCCTATCTATCTGATTGTGAGCAAAGCCGGATTGCTGGACAATTATTTGTCCCTTATCATACCGAAATTTGCGATTCCCATGTATTTCTTCCTGTATCAGCAATTTGTTTCACAGATCCCGGATGAGCTGCTGGACAGTGCCAAACTGGATGGTTGCGGTACGTTTGCCACCTTTCGGAAAATTGTGCTGCCTCTGACGAAATCGGCGAGTTCCACTATCGTCGTATTTTCCTTTATCGCAAACTGGAATGACAGTTTCGGGCCCATGATCTATATCACCAGTCAGGCCAAAAAAACGCTTCCCATTGTGCTGCAGAGCATAGCTGACGGAGGGATTGCCAGGATGGGAGCGGCTGCGGCTGCGACGTTCCTTACGACGGCACCGGTGATACTGATCTATGTGTTTATGCAGTCCAGGGTGTTGCAAACGATGGAATATTCAGGTATCAAAGGATAA
- a CDS encoding serine hydrolase yields MLFRKGGGIHTGRICRITWECCPMGINCGGWGLSIRTEDIARFGQLYLQDGIWKGARVLPEGWVQEATRSHISNGEDPGSDWSRGYGYQFWRCRHNAYRGDGAFGQFCIVMPDQNAVIAITSGLDDMQSVLESVWRHLLSAMGDAELPENPPVCATLQKFLRSLALFPPKGRNSSPQTLDRTGKSYVLEENEPGWERISFEFLAERCNLRLREKGKGIVEIHCGTGDWMENPEHADWLPGKIMASSVWTEDVVCQITLRFIETPFYFTLRCSFDGEDIRISASRNASFGPREIPVIHGSMAGV; encoded by the coding sequence ATGTTGTTTCGGAAGGGTGGTGGGATCCATACCGGCCGGATCTGCCGCATCACGTGGGAATGCTGTCCCATGGGCATCAACTGCGGCGGCTGGGGCCTTTCCATACGGACAGAGGACATCGCCAGATTCGGGCAGCTGTATCTGCAGGACGGAATCTGGAAAGGAGCCCGGGTTTTACCGGAAGGATGGGTACAGGAGGCCACACGCTCCCATATATCAAATGGAGAGGATCCCGGGAGCGACTGGAGCCGGGGATACGGCTATCAATTCTGGCGCTGCAGGCATAACGCCTATCGTGGAGACGGTGCCTTTGGCCAGTTCTGCATCGTTATGCCGGATCAGAATGCCGTGATTGCCATTACAAGCGGATTGGACGATATGCAATCCGTATTGGAGTCGGTCTGGAGGCATCTTCTTTCTGCCATGGGAGACGCAGAGCTGCCGGAGAATCCGCCAGTCTGTGCAACGCTTCAAAAATTCCTGCGCAGCCTTGCGCTTTTCCCTCCGAAGGGAAGGAATTCCTCCCCACAGACATTGGACCGGACAGGGAAAAGCTATGTTCTGGAGGAGAACGAACCGGGATGGGAGAGGATTTCCTTTGAATTCCTGGCGGAGCGGTGCAACCTGCGATTGCGGGAAAAGGGAAAAGGAATCGTGGAGATTCATTGCGGCACAGGGGACTGGATGGAAAATCCGGAGCACGCGGATTGGCTGCCGGGAAAAATCATGGCCAGCAGCGTATGGACGGAGGATGTGGTCTGTCAGATTACTCTCCGGTTCATTGAAACACCCTTTTATTTTACTTTGCGCTGCAGCTTTGACGGGGAAGATATCAGGATATCCGCTTCCCGGAATGCTTCCTTCGGGCCAAGGGAAATCCCCGTCATTCACGGAAGCATGGCCGGAGTATAA
- a CDS encoding YIP1 family protein, protein MKKSKFLKGFVAVLLSLFIIYQTNAPCHAYNEADYVFDPNVGLSYIPVTYNAIRAQGYFGSQVAQLNKPEDIFIDQKDHIYIVDSGNNRIVMMDENMEHVRALNNFGGETLNNPQGIYVYDNGNMLIADTDNGRVLKVSPEGKLLKTFVKPESDLYDSSYAFRPTKVSINSIDQIFILNKDDYHGLTIIDEENTFRGYMASTKLQYSFADHVVQAFASESQKKKIAKRIPPTNSNFLIDQKNAIYTTTIHTKQGQLKKFSTIGKNIYPYGGSFGDKYIDYVLLHYGKKNSDPEFADLCVDSDGIINMVDNVSGRIYQYDGNGNNLMVFGGTGNWAGKFLSASSIAINSKGNIYVLDSTQNLLHVMKPTEFTLLIHKALKNYENGRYDKAVVYWQQVMDISPNYPMAHKGMGDSYLRNGEYRKAMQEYRISFYLPGYSEAFDAQLLLDVREHFAFVLFGILAIAILIMLLFKYFHGAYKRSFEKPVRSRWFRKGSRLRILLGSVFDPMEGFRTIREQRSEFDVTLPLILYGLVLASRVASLYLTHFPFQKDLYNRNIGMELLSLMIPLLSWVTCNYLVTTIRSGEVKISEVFSASAYSMVPYILITVPLALFSNVLSLSSLSLYNGINDIMWIWIFVLFFINVMSMNSYSFTETVKVALITLLGILFIWIILGLVFLLGEELVDFIKEVWGSYRMYFQLN, encoded by the coding sequence ATGAAAAAATCCAAATTCTTAAAGGGATTCGTTGCGGTTTTGCTTTCCCTGTTTATCATTTATCAAACAAATGCACCCTGTCATGCCTATAACGAAGCGGACTATGTTTTTGATCCCAATGTCGGGCTTTCCTATATTCCTGTTACCTATAACGCGATCAGGGCGCAGGGCTATTTTGGCAGTCAGGTGGCGCAATTGAATAAGCCGGAGGATATCTTTATCGATCAGAAGGATCATATCTATATCGTGGACAGCGGAAATAACCGGATTGTCATGATGGATGAAAACATGGAACATGTCCGGGCTCTGAACAATTTTGGCGGGGAGACACTGAATAATCCGCAGGGGATCTATGTATACGATAATGGGAACATGCTTATTGCAGATACCGATAACGGAAGGGTCCTGAAGGTGTCCCCGGAAGGAAAGCTGCTGAAGACATTTGTCAAGCCGGAATCAGATTTATATGACAGTTCCTATGCCTTTCGGCCCACCAAGGTTTCCATCAATTCAATTGATCAGATCTTTATATTGAATAAGGATGATTATCATGGCCTGACGATTATTGATGAAGAGAATACGTTCCGGGGATACATGGCCTCCACCAAACTGCAGTACAGCTTTGCGGATCATGTGGTTCAGGCGTTTGCATCGGAATCCCAGAAGAAAAAGATTGCAAAACGGATTCCCCCTACAAACTCCAATTTTCTGATCGATCAGAAGAATGCAATCTACACCACCACGATACATACGAAGCAGGGGCAGCTGAAGAAGTTTTCCACCATAGGAAAGAATATTTATCCATATGGAGGAAGCTTTGGAGATAAATACATTGACTATGTCCTTCTCCACTATGGAAAGAAAAATTCGGATCCGGAATTTGCTGATCTTTGTGTGGACTCGGATGGCATCATCAATATGGTGGACAATGTATCCGGAAGAATCTATCAATACGACGGCAACGGAAACAATCTGATGGTATTTGGAGGAACCGGGAACTGGGCAGGTAAATTTCTAAGTGCTTCCAGCATTGCCATCAACAGCAAAGGAAATATTTATGTTCTGGACAGTACGCAGAATCTTCTTCACGTGATGAAACCCACGGAATTTACTTTGCTGATCCATAAAGCACTGAAAAACTATGAGAACGGCAGGTATGACAAGGCAGTGGTATACTGGCAGCAGGTCATGGATATCAGCCCGAATTATCCCATGGCCCACAAGGGGATGGGAGACTCGTATCTCCGGAACGGGGAATATCGGAAAGCAATGCAGGAGTATCGGATCTCGTTTTATCTGCCGGGATATTCCGAAGCGTTTGATGCACAGCTCCTGCTCGACGTCAGGGAACATTTTGCATTTGTTCTGTTTGGCATCCTGGCAATTGCAATCCTGATCATGCTGCTCTTCAAATATTTCCACGGAGCTTACAAGCGATCCTTTGAGAAGCCGGTTCGAAGCAGGTGGTTCCGAAAAGGGAGCCGTCTCCGGATCCTGCTCGGATCTGTATTTGATCCCATGGAAGGATTTCGGACCATCCGGGAGCAAAGATCCGAGTTTGATGTGACCCTGCCGCTGATCCTGTATGGGCTGGTACTGGCTTCCAGGGTTGCTTCGCTTTATCTGACTCATTTCCCGTTTCAGAAGGATCTTTATAACCGGAACATCGGAATGGAACTGCTCAGCCTGATGATTCCGTTATTGTCCTGGGTGACCTGTAATTATCTGGTTACCACGATACGAAGCGGGGAAGTGAAAATCAGCGAAGTGTTCAGTGCATCCGCTTATTCCATGGTACCCTATATCCTGATCACGGTTCCGCTGGCGCTGTTCTCCAACGTGCTGTCCCTTTCCAGCCTTTCCCTGTATAACGGCATCAATGATATCATGTGGATATGGATCTTTGTTCTGTTTTTTATCAATGTGATGTCCATGAACTCCTATAGTTTTACGGAAACGGTGAAGGTTGCTCTCATTACCCTTCTGGGCATCCTGTTTATCTGGATTATTCTGGGATTGGTGTTTCTGCTTGGAGAGGAACTGGTTGATTTCATAAAGGAAGTATGGGGCAGCTATCGGATGTATTTTCAGTTGAACTGA